One Succinivibrio dextrinosolvens DNA window includes the following coding sequences:
- a CDS encoding DUF1653 domain-containing protein — protein sequence MTRPEPLNGEIFKHFKNNYYHIICVGHHSETEERMVVYERISKDDYLKDGSVIPVMEPCIRPLEMFMSEVDHQKYPDVEQKYRFERI from the coding sequence ATGACAAGACCTGAGCCGTTAAATGGAGAGATCTTTAAACACTTTAAGAACAATTATTATCACATCATATGTGTAGGACATCATTCAGAGACAGAAGAGCGAATGGTTGTCTACGAGAGAATATCCAAAGACGATTATCTTAAAGACGGATCTGTCATTCCTGTGATGGAACCATGCATTAGACCTCTGGAGATGTTTATGTCTGAAGTTGATCACCAGAAATATCCTGATGTTGAGCAGAAATATCGTTTTGAAAGAATTTAA
- the ade gene encoding adenine deaminase — MDRQSYLQVKEVMDGKKPADLLLRNCNIVNVFTGEIIHSNLAVCAGHFVFWSKTGRGKEEIDVEDKYIVPGLIDAHMHFESTMVQPRDLLSEAVKHGTTTFITDPHEAANVSGVKGIQYILDQTDNAPANVYITMPSCVPATPLDDNGYELTAEEMKSFANNPRVLGLAEVMDTEAVINGDEKMFKKLEIFDQNHIIDGHIPSLSGINLMKYAAAGIDTDHESITFESALEKARLGIQVLIREGSAAHNEGNLIKGIMNSEIDNCNFSFCTDDRHVEDTVKIGHIDNNVRIALSLGMKPIDAIKIATINTARRYGLKHLGAVAPGYQADFIIVDDLTKFNVERVFIKGKEIKGKNDFEGGPECPEELKHTVKIPHITPDRFRLPVDEKPVHVISIVPQEITTEDVLIRFNPTDNFQAYGDFKKIASIERHKNTGMVGVAIANGYGIQNGAIAISVAHDSHNIIVIGDNDNDMATAVNEIGRLQGGIVIVEKGKVFDSLPLPIMGLLSNENCDKVREKVEILMNKAYEMGVYRDIDPFITLSFLSLTVIPKLRIIPRGLVSMGDYGPELIK, encoded by the coding sequence ATGGATAGACAAAGCTACCTTCAAGTCAAAGAAGTTATGGACGGGAAAAAGCCAGCAGATCTTCTGCTTCGAAACTGTAATATTGTTAATGTCTTTACAGGAGAAATCATCCATTCTAATCTGGCAGTCTGCGCAGGCCATTTTGTTTTCTGGTCAAAAACCGGCAGAGGCAAAGAAGAGATTGATGTTGAAGACAAATATATTGTTCCTGGACTGATTGATGCTCATATGCATTTTGAATCCACCATGGTTCAGCCTCGAGACCTGCTTTCAGAAGCAGTTAAGCACGGTACCACAACCTTTATTACAGATCCTCATGAGGCGGCAAACGTCAGTGGTGTAAAAGGCATACAGTATATTCTCGATCAGACCGATAATGCTCCTGCCAATGTATATATAACCATGCCATCCTGCGTACCTGCAACTCCTCTTGATGACAATGGCTATGAACTGACCGCAGAGGAGATGAAGTCATTCGCAAATAACCCCAGAGTGCTGGGACTTGCCGAAGTTATGGATACGGAAGCCGTCATAAATGGTGATGAGAAGATGTTTAAAAAGCTCGAGATCTTCGATCAGAACCATATAATTGATGGACATATTCCTTCTCTTTCAGGAATAAATCTGATGAAGTACGCTGCAGCCGGCATCGATACCGATCATGAATCAATAACCTTTGAAAGTGCACTTGAAAAAGCCCGTCTGGGAATTCAGGTTCTGATCCGTGAAGGCAGTGCAGCCCATAACGAGGGCAACCTGATTAAGGGAATAATGAATTCTGAGATTGATAACTGCAATTTCAGCTTCTGCACAGATGATCGTCATGTTGAAGATACCGTAAAAATAGGACATATTGATAATAACGTTAGGATTGCCCTATCTCTGGGAATGAAACCGATTGATGCCATAAAGATTGCAACAATCAACACCGCCCGCCGTTACGGTCTAAAACATTTAGGAGCTGTTGCACCCGGTTATCAGGCTGATTTTATAATCGTAGATGATCTCACCAAGTTCAACGTTGAAAGAGTTTTCATAAAAGGAAAAGAAATAAAAGGAAAGAATGACTTTGAAGGGGGACCTGAATGTCCGGAGGAACTGAAACATACGGTTAAGATTCCCCATATTACCCCTGACCGTTTCAGACTTCCTGTTGATGAGAAACCTGTACATGTTATAAGCATTGTACCCCAAGAGATTACAACAGAGGATGTGCTAATCAGGTTCAATCCGACAGACAATTTCCAGGCCTATGGCGACTTCAAAAAAATCGCCAGTATCGAACGACATAAAAATACCGGAATGGTTGGAGTAGCAATAGCTAATGGTTACGGTATACAGAACGGAGCAATTGCAATTTCAGTTGCCCATGATTCACACAACATTATCGTTATAGGAGACAACGATAACGATATGGCAACTGCCGTAAATGAAATCGGACGACTTCAGGGCGGCATTGTTATTGTGGAAAAAGGAAAGGTATTTGATTCACTTCCACTGCCAATCATGGGACTTCTTTCAAATGAAAACTGCGATAAAGTTAGAGAAAAAGTCGAAATACTTATGAATAAAGCTTACGAGATGGGGGTATACAGGGATATTGATCCTTTTATAACCCTGTCTTTCCTGTCACTGACGGTTATTCCAAAACTAAGGATCATTCCTAGAGGACTGGTAAGCATGGGAGACTACGGACCTGAACTGATTAAATAG
- a CDS encoding AEC family transporter, with product MLEENYRLLFVLTDLILPLIVGYYLHKSHIITDKINYFLIKFNILGICTFSALFSFWALPLNIDSLILLPFGSLFVIVPGIVGYLTFAKRYKNMLSQGAYIMSVMLSNVGTLGGVCCFILYSDVGFAYSQIIASCQNFLLVVLCFPLAQYYYNKHISVFSSEFHSTSILKKFLSWNQISVVGIVLGLYLNAAGVQRTETLTDIFHFLVHFGAWIALIPVGYLINFSKIRYYYFKVFDIVLVRFLIVPLAIYMTALLFFSDKVLLNSLLICAMAPTAINAVLTAKLYHLNVNLPVASFVSTTALFLLVIFPVMFFVIRA from the coding sequence GTGCTTGAAGAAAACTACAGACTTTTATTTGTGCTGACAGACCTTATTTTGCCTCTGATTGTAGGATATTATCTGCACAAAAGTCATATTATTACAGATAAAATTAACTATTTCCTGATTAAATTCAATATCCTAGGAATCTGTACTTTTTCTGCTTTATTTAGTTTTTGGGCGCTGCCTCTGAATATTGATTCTCTGATTCTTTTGCCTTTCGGTTCCCTGTTTGTAATTGTCCCTGGTATTGTTGGATACCTGACTTTTGCCAAGCGTTATAAGAATATGCTATCGCAGGGGGCATATATCATGAGTGTTATGCTTTCTAACGTGGGAACCTTAGGCGGAGTATGTTGCTTTATTCTCTACAGCGATGTGGGCTTTGCCTACAGTCAGATTATTGCATCCTGCCAGAATTTTCTTCTAGTTGTATTGTGCTTTCCTCTGGCTCAGTATTACTACAATAAGCATATATCTGTATTTTCAAGTGAATTTCATTCCACCAGCATTCTAAAAAAGTTTTTGAGCTGGAATCAGATCAGTGTAGTGGGAATTGTTCTTGGACTGTATCTGAACGCTGCAGGAGTGCAAAGAACGGAAACTCTGACAGATATCTTCCATTTTCTAGTTCACTTCGGCGCATGGATTGCGTTGATTCCGGTAGGTTATCTGATTAACTTCTCTAAGATTCGCTACTATTATTTCAAGGTCTTTGATATTGTTCTTGTTAGATTTCTGATTGTACCTTTGGCAATCTACATGACAGCACTTCTTTTCTTTTCAGATAAAGTGCTTTTAAATTCGCTTTTAATCTGTGCAATGGCTCCAACTGCGATTAATGCTGTTCTGACTGCAAAACTATACCATCTTAATGTTAATCTGCCGGTAGCATCCTTTGTATCTACTACCGCTCTGTTCCTGTTAGTGATCTTTCCTGTTATGTTCTTTGTAATCAGAGCCTAG
- a CDS encoding SpoIIE family protein phosphatase, with amino-acid sequence MERSTSLRRKLTFAALFGSVLFIIGFTVFSFIRSYFLLNEIDSLENYSLNNITNRAEKYALREEERRLTVQNEAISNLLSTEFRQISEDVSMLRDTFVSFLEHPEKIQPRTLPNALYEDVKSETPYVHYSQRLLKNGLTQQLEKEIKAGSNIADLTPFFTDYYKCLFFGSESGYTIAEYVMNHTTDLVPVSKEPFRHTYDPVSRIWYQKGKDYEDTGFTDVYIAQTGDMTVSCISPYFVNGRFHGVMGVDCSPKWVSDLVKSIAVDEGDLYFVLSNKGEVLFVNFDSDIIKVTLGVDIRNSDEKSLAKIAEKMVEHKKGFDSVTISEKDYFVAYSPIKNVNWSFASLIPVEQVYAPSIEIKSHLLNIKDTYYSNLKNSIILVVFSTSVVVLLLLFFIFRRIIRLSDFIVNPIIRLTRDVNEFAEGNLDKRLQLDSHDEISNIAESFNSLAQKLQDNINDLSVISEQKKRLDAEVNVVNEILMNYLPDNFSILNKYGFDLFAKEYPAKSSGGDFYDFYLLDNQHVVVSIGDVSGRGVPSALFMMTSKSVIKSFCRMNSDLSLGDILYKANNCLHEHNTEQMYVALFICIIDLYTGRMEYVNSGHYAPYIYRAESGSGNFLTNERIDSIMAINANVSFHSNNTVLNPGDMLYMYTDGIISENSLKGEKFDEKKLTEAVLKAKENNMTSKEIVEFSYKSAVDFIGRDVFSDDVALLCLRRKQKCENK; translated from the coding sequence GTGGAAAGATCAACGTCATTAAGAAGAAAATTAACATTTGCCGCTCTGTTCGGTAGTGTTCTGTTTATTATTGGATTCACTGTTTTTTCATTTATTAGAAGCTATTTTCTGCTTAATGAAATTGACAGCTTGGAAAATTATTCCCTTAACAACATAACTAATCGTGCAGAAAAATATGCCTTAAGAGAGGAAGAAAGACGACTTACCGTTCAGAATGAGGCTATATCAAATCTTTTGAGTACAGAGTTCAGACAAATTTCTGAAGATGTATCTATGCTGCGTGATACCTTTGTGTCTTTTTTGGAACATCCTGAAAAAATCCAGCCAAGAACTCTTCCTAATGCTTTATATGAAGACGTAAAATCAGAAACCCCCTATGTCCACTACAGTCAAAGACTTTTGAAAAATGGTCTTACTCAACAGCTTGAAAAAGAAATAAAGGCTGGCTCAAATATTGCGGATTTAACTCCTTTCTTTACAGATTACTACAAGTGTTTATTTTTCGGTTCAGAATCTGGCTATACCATTGCTGAGTATGTCATGAATCATACAACAGATCTTGTTCCTGTAAGCAAGGAACCTTTTCGTCATACCTATGATCCAGTCTCTCGTATTTGGTACCAAAAAGGAAAAGATTATGAAGATACTGGCTTTACGGATGTTTACATAGCTCAGACAGGAGATATGACTGTATCTTGTATTTCTCCATACTTTGTTAATGGCAGATTTCATGGTGTAATGGGAGTTGACTGCAGTCCTAAATGGGTAAGTGATCTGGTTAAATCTATTGCGGTTGATGAGGGGGATTTATACTTTGTTTTAAGTAACAAGGGCGAAGTTCTTTTTGTAAATTTTGACTCTGATATCATAAAGGTGACCCTAGGGGTCGATATTCGCAATTCAGATGAAAAATCTTTGGCAAAGATTGCTGAGAAAATGGTTGAGCATAAGAAAGGCTTCGATTCTGTAACCATAAGTGAGAAGGATTATTTTGTAGCCTATTCTCCTATCAAAAATGTCAACTGGAGCTTTGCTTCTTTGATTCCTGTAGAGCAGGTTTATGCTCCTTCCATTGAAATTAAATCGCATCTTCTTAACATTAAGGATACATACTACAGCAATCTTAAGAACTCAATTATTCTTGTTGTTTTTTCCACATCGGTTGTTGTCCTTTTATTGCTGTTCTTTATTTTTAGACGAATCATCAGACTTTCAGATTTTATTGTCAATCCAATTATCCGATTGACTCGTGATGTAAACGAGTTTGCAGAAGGAAACCTTGATAAGAGGTTACAACTTGATTCTCATGATGAAATCAGTAATATCGCTGAAAGCTTTAATTCACTTGCTCAAAAACTGCAGGACAACATAAATGATCTGTCAGTGATTTCAGAACAAAAAAAACGTCTTGATGCAGAGGTAAATGTAGTTAATGAGATTCTAATGAATTATTTGCCAGACAATTTTTCTATTCTGAATAAATATGGATTTGATCTTTTTGCCAAAGAATATCCAGCAAAAAGTTCTGGCGGTGATTTTTATGATTTTTATCTGCTGGATAATCAACATGTTGTTGTAAGTATTGGGGATGTATCTGGAAGAGGTGTTCCTTCAGCTTTATTTATGATGACTTCAAAGTCCGTTATCAAGAGTTTCTGCAGAATGAATTCAGACCTTTCTTTAGGAGATATTTTATACAAGGCCAACAATTGTCTTCATGAGCATAATACCGAGCAGATGTATGTTGCTTTATTTATCTGTATTATTGATTTGTATACAGGCAGAATGGAGTATGTAAATTCAGGACACTATGCTCCATATATCTACAGAGCAGAGAGTGGCAGTGGAAACTTCCTGACTAATGAAAGGATTGACTCAATTATGGCTATAAATGCAAATGTATCTTTTCATTCAAATAATACTGTTTTAAATCCTGGAGATATGCTGTATATGTACACAGACGGAATTATCTCAGAAAACTCATTGAAAGGGGAAAAGTTTGACGAGAAGAAACTTACTGAAGCGGTTTTAAAAGCAAAGGAGAACAATATGACATCTAAAGAGATAGTAGAGTTTTCCTATAAGTCAGCGGTGGACTTTATTGGTCGAGATGTCTTTTCTGATGATGTGGCTCTCCTGTGTTTGCGTAGAAAACAGAAATGTGAGAATAAATAA
- a CDS encoding SpoIIE family protein phosphatase yields METLKRKLEHSIEWKILLLSLGGAVTSFVCIFCVFLFTVFSTEEKLSLWFPLLKNNLSEEITQNISNSKKRIYVNHVIGDGVTLDLNVRKCMDDVELIAMSMTNYMKYPKHYKRNYDFRFDDVKDGEKTVVSRVSSGVNPRERSVRDDLALANNINDLMVSVSSQYTALPIVFYVISKKGYCLSINSNDKSYHGNLFSFLSLKNTKRFFDYRELPAYVIQNNTDGKGRLSNVYINNSEPVICYSFPYYDDKGVAGVVAFDVSLYDMAEFSLDSDTDHEWKRFLMDNTGKIQMSDFSEGVFSANADLTLKQIASANIKDLIKKMLSEKTGISLISIDGISYYVAYTEAPSLHGHLAAVYFDDEIRVSLEKSKENIFRIIDKKNSIVFDLIRKYRGVMCFVMALLLMLSLIISYRVVKAYTRPIKQISSEIKSLSKGNLDKQISVKSGDEIEKLAENINNMVIEIKRKMHSISRVSSEKEKIEATMNVAKTIQSNMLPKDFIVTEHHGNYELYAMNLPAKSVSGDFYDLFMLDEDRLIVTIADVSGKGIPAALFMVTSMTILRNLSHMMLKDNNDLASVVKQSNIQLCDNNKEGMFVTVFTAIVNLKTREISYVSAGHNPPLLLSRKKWKYEFLNPPKIFPMVGVSDLIEYEQNNLILDEGDCLLLYTDGVTEAIDEHEKLFGETRLLKIMNEEMLNASPDKIIKGVYSRILEFAGKAEQFDDITMLCFRFK; encoded by the coding sequence ATGGAAACTCTGAAGAGAAAACTGGAACACAGCATAGAATGGAAGATCCTGCTTTTGTCGCTAGGCGGAGCAGTAACGTCATTTGTTTGCATCTTCTGTGTATTTCTCTTTACTGTATTTTCCACAGAGGAGAAACTGTCATTATGGTTCCCTCTTCTAAAGAACAATCTGAGTGAGGAAATTACACAGAATATATCTAATTCCAAGAAGAGAATTTATGTTAATCATGTTATTGGTGATGGTGTGACTTTGGATCTTAACGTCAGAAAATGTATGGATGATGTTGAGCTTATAGCTATGAGCATGACTAATTACATGAAATATCCAAAACACTATAAAAGAAATTATGATTTTAGATTTGATGATGTAAAAGATGGAGAAAAGACTGTAGTTTCTAGAGTTAGCTCTGGTGTGAATCCACGTGAAAGGTCAGTCAGGGATGATTTGGCCCTGGCAAATAACATCAATGACCTTATGGTTTCCGTATCTTCTCAGTATACAGCCCTTCCAATTGTGTTCTACGTAATTTCAAAAAAAGGTTATTGTTTGAGTATTAATTCAAATGATAAAAGTTATCATGGTAACCTTTTTTCTTTTCTATCTTTAAAAAATACTAAACGTTTTTTTGATTACAGAGAACTTCCTGCTTATGTTATTCAGAATAATACTGATGGAAAAGGCAGGTTAAGTAATGTTTATATTAACAACAGTGAACCTGTTATCTGTTACTCTTTTCCATATTATGATGATAAGGGAGTTGCTGGTGTTGTTGCTTTTGATGTCAGCCTGTATGATATGGCTGAATTCTCTCTAGACTCAGATACAGATCATGAATGGAAAAGGTTCCTCATGGACAACACCGGTAAAATTCAGATGTCAGATTTTTCCGAAGGAGTATTTTCGGCAAATGCAGATCTGACTCTAAAACAGATTGCATCTGCTAATATAAAGGATCTGATAAAAAAAATGTTATCAGAGAAAACAGGCATTTCACTTATCAGTATAGATGGGATCTCGTATTACGTAGCCTATACAGAGGCTCCTTCCTTACATGGACATCTTGCAGCTGTTTATTTTGATGATGAAATCAGGGTATCTTTGGAAAAATCAAAGGAAAACATCTTTAGAATTATAGATAAAAAAAATAGCATTGTCTTTGATCTAATAAGGAAGTACAGAGGTGTTATGTGCTTCGTTATGGCACTTCTCCTGATGCTTTCACTGATTATTTCCTATAGGGTTGTAAAAGCCTATACTCGACCTATCAAACAGATTTCTTCTGAGATTAAAAGTCTGTCCAAAGGAAATCTAGATAAGCAGATTTCCGTTAAGAGTGGAGATGAGATTGAAAAACTTGCGGAGAATATCAATAACATGGTTATTGAGATAAAAAGGAAGATGCATTCCATCTCCAGAGTATCCTCAGAAAAGGAAAAAATTGAAGCCACCATGAATGTGGCAAAAACTATTCAGTCAAATATGCTTCCAAAGGATTTTATCGTCACAGAACATCATGGAAATTATGAACTATATGCCATGAATCTTCCTGCAAAGAGTGTGAGCGGAGATTTTTACGATCTATTTATGCTTGACGAAGATCGTCTAATAGTCACCATTGCAGATGTTTCAGGAAAAGGAATTCCTGCTGCGCTGTTTATGGTAACCTCCATGACTATTCTCAGAAATCTCTCTCATATGATGTTAAAGGATAATAACGATCTTGCCAGTGTTGTAAAACAGTCCAATATACAGCTTTGTGACAATAATAAGGAAGGTATGTTTGTAACTGTATTTACCGCTATTGTCAATCTTAAGACCCGTGAAATTTCATATGTAAGTGCGGGACATAATCCGCCTCTGCTGCTTTCAAGAAAAAAATGGAAATATGAATTTCTGAATCCGCCTAAGATTTTCCCTATGGTGGGGGTATCTGATCTTATTGAGTATGAGCAGAATAATCTAATTTTGGATGAGGGGGATTGTTTGCTACTTTACACAGATGGTGTTACAGAAGCCATTGATGAGCATGAGAAGTTGTTTGGTGAAACAAGACTTCTGAAGATTATGAATGAGGAGATGTTGAATGCTTCTCCTGACAAGATTATTAAAGGTGTTTACAGCAGAATTCTGGAATTTGCGGGAAAAGCAGAACAGTTTGACGACATCACCATGCTCTGCTTCAGATTCAAGTAG
- the tusA gene encoding sulfurtransferase TusA, whose amino-acid sequence MDTITLDCRGMKCPEPLTMLRNAVRKANSGQIVELLSDDPVSERDVPAFCKFMKHELLRMPTKEHPYSFLVKKKE is encoded by the coding sequence ATGGATACTATTACCTTAGACTGCAGAGGAATGAAATGTCCAGAGCCTCTAACCATGCTTAGAAATGCAGTTAGAAAAGCTAATTCCGGACAGATTGTGGAGTTGCTTTCTGATGATCCTGTATCAGAAAGAGATGTTCCAGCTTTCTGTAAATTCATGAAACATGAACTTTTAAGAATGCCTACTAAGGAACATCCATACAGTTTTCTTGTAAAGAAGAAGGAATAA
- a CDS encoding formate/nitrite transporter family protein codes for MKSLLHIISSSFTAGLCIGIAGLAYLKNPDIIGAVLFGFGLLTVVHYKLKLYTGTAGFFTNKKEFFALFPILLGNILGCAVAAAAFRYCMDVTSLSAGIVAKRLSSNVLSCIILGIGCGFIMTTAVQFARENKFLPLLFGVPVFIMCGFYHSIADAFYYATWLSFENISQASDVFVKWAVTVFGNFIGCNLYRMLLSKWISADKNGTLSQKTSSIDANDSTYQKAC; via the coding sequence ATGAAATCATTATTACACATCATTAGTTCATCTTTTACAGCAGGGCTCTGCATCGGTATTGCAGGTCTAGCCTATCTGAAAAATCCAGATATCATCGGTGCTGTTCTGTTCGGCTTTGGTCTTTTGACCGTTGTTCACTACAAACTCAAGCTCTATACCGGAACTGCAGGCTTTTTCACCAACAAGAAAGAATTCTTTGCCCTTTTCCCTATTCTTTTAGGCAACATTCTGGGATGTGCAGTGGCTGCAGCAGCTTTCAGATACTGCATGGATGTAACCTCACTGAGTGCAGGCATTGTTGCAAAAAGACTATCCTCAAACGTGCTCAGCTGTATTATTCTTGGCATCGGATGTGGTTTTATCATGACGACAGCAGTCCAGTTTGCAAGAGAAAACAAATTTTTGCCTCTGCTGTTTGGTGTTCCTGTTTTCATCATGTGCGGTTTCTATCACTCAATTGCAGATGCTTTCTACTATGCAACCTGGTTATCTTTTGAAAATATCTCTCAGGCCTCAGATGTTTTCGTTAAATGGGCTGTAACTGTATTTGGCAATTTCATCGGCTGCAATCTATACAGAATGCTACTATCAAAGTGGATTAGCGCTGATAAAAATGGTACGTTATCACAGAAAACCAGTTCAATTGATGCCAACGACAGCACCTATCAGAAAGCCTGCTGA
- a CDS encoding 5'-nucleotidase, lipoprotein e(P4) family: MKNMNRAMVVLACSVSFLCGCSSQVAKKGDQSVTELYQRNVLALSWMQNAAEYRALCYQAYNGAYDHIKSSLKQKTDKPRAIILDLDETVIDNIAAEATINAVAKDGKEFNDNWLAWESMASANAMPGAAEFLNKVDKLGVQIFYVSNRSCMNVDFTNKNLKSLKFPMKNTIKCKDNTSNKKARFDKILEKYNVVAFLGDNATDFPISIYGVSGLDRNKIVDKNSSQFGIKYFVLPNPVYGEWYSQIDPDLLKQSKKKMVELVDKSVKTDPALKEAISN; this comes from the coding sequence ATGAAAAATATGAATAGAGCTATGGTTGTACTTGCATGTTCTGTATCTTTTCTGTGTGGCTGTTCATCTCAAGTTGCTAAGAAAGGCGATCAAAGTGTTACTGAACTGTATCAGCGTAATGTACTGGCCTTATCTTGGATGCAGAATGCTGCAGAATACAGAGCTCTGTGCTATCAGGCATACAATGGAGCATATGACCATATCAAATCTTCTCTAAAACAGAAAACCGATAAACCACGTGCCATTATTCTTGATCTTGACGAAACCGTAATTGACAATATAGCAGCCGAAGCAACAATTAACGCTGTAGCTAAGGACGGTAAGGAATTTAATGATAACTGGCTTGCATGGGAAAGCATGGCCAGTGCTAACGCAATGCCAGGTGCGGCCGAATTTTTAAATAAGGTGGACAAGCTTGGGGTTCAGATTTTCTACGTAAGCAACCGCAGCTGTATGAATGTTGATTTTACCAACAAGAATCTTAAGAGTCTGAAGTTCCCTATGAAGAACACCATTAAGTGCAAGGATAATACCTCAAACAAGAAAGCTCGCTTTGACAAGATTCTTGAGAAGTATAATGTAGTTGCCTTCCTTGGTGATAACGCTACAGATTTCCCAATCAGCATCTATGGTGTAAGCGGACTTGATCGCAACAAGATTGTTGATAAGAACTCCAGTCAGTTCGGTATTAAGTACTTTGTACTGCCAAACCCTGTATACGGAGAATGGTACAGCCAGATTGATCCTGACCTTCTAAAGCAGTCCAAAAAGAAAATGGTTGAACTTGTAGACAAATCAGTTAAGACCGATCCTGCCTTAAAAGAAGCTATTTCCAACTAG